The genomic region TCGATGCATGCAGCAGATGCTTCCTTGAGTGCCTGTTCCGGCAAGACCGACGGTCATGCGCTAAAGTTATAGACTTTATTTGCCATTGTTGTGTTCCTTTTTGTTTTGCCCCGCATGGTTTACGGGACTCTTAAATTACGCGCGTAAAAATAGCAAAATACGCCATGCTCGGCAATGGTCTACAGGTGCTACTTGTCGCCTCTATTTTCCCTTTATCTCGATTTGTGAGATTGTCGCGGCGACTGCCGAAACGCCCCCGATAAAGGCTGCGATAAATGTCCCGCAGAACAGGTATAGCGGTAGTGAATACACTGCCCCGTTCGCAATAGCCAGGTACTTCAACTCGCTTGTGCCCTTGAGACTTTCCTTGACGGAGTACCGCCAGCGCTCGAAGGTATAGTCCATGAAACCGCTCCCGAAGTAGTAGGCGTTGATGATGAAGATGAGGCAAATCGAGATGACGCTCCCGACGACGGGAATCAGGTTCAGGAGCAGGCACAGTGCGGTCAGCAGCAACTGCTTGGCAGTGTTCCTGATGGCGATGCGCAGTGCCCTCCAGATATCCTTTACGGTCTGTTTTGCATCGAAGGGGAATTCCTTCCCGGTGAGGATAGTTTCGGTCTTTTCCGAAAGCATCGTGTATATCGGCGACATCAGGACGTTCACGATGGTCCCGCCGATGAAAATGAAGACGATGAAGAAAATGATGGGGAGCACGATCTTGATGGCAACCATCGCGGCCTGGATCCAGCCGTTCA from Fibrobacter sp. UWR2 harbors:
- a CDS encoding EI24 domain-containing protein: MIRIKEQVVSGLTSYPKAIRLIWKNKLGRYLALPVVFNIIVVFALIFSGIGIGDWINGIIERHTENMNGWIQAAMVAIKIVLPIIFFIVFIFIGGTIVNVLMSPIYTMLSEKTETILTGKEFPFDAKQTVKDIWRALRIAIRNTAKQLLLTALCLLLNLIPVVGSVISICLIFIINAYYFGSGFMDYTFERWRYSVKESLKGTSELKYLAIANGAVYSLPLYLFCGTFIAAFIGGVSAVAATISQIEIKGK